GAAGAAGCCTTCCGCGCCGAGGTGCAGGCTTTCTTGAAAGACAAGCTGCCCGAACGCATCGCCACCAAGGTCAAGGCCGGGCAGCGCCTGTCCAAGGCGGACCAGGACGAGTGGCACGCCATCCTGAACGAGCGCGGTTGGCTGGCCAACCACTGGCCCCAGGAATACGGCGGCCCGGGCTGGGGTGCGGTCGAGAAGTTCATTTTCGATACCGAGTGCGCCCTGGCCGGTGGCCCGCGCATCGTGCCTTTTGGCGTGAACATGCTGGGCCCGGTGCTCATCAAGTTCGGCAACGAGGCGCAGAAAAAGTACTGGCTGCCGCGCATCCTGAGCGGTGAGGACTGGTGGTGCCAGGGCTATTCCGAACCCGGCGCGGGCTCTGACCTGGCTTCGGTCAAGACCACGGCAGTGCGCCAGGGTGACCACTACATCGTCAACGGCCAGAAGACCTGGACCACCCAGGGCCAGCACGCCAACATGATCTTCTGCCTGGTGCGCACCGATCGCGAAGCCAAGGCCCAGTCGGGCATCAGCTTCTTGCTGGTGGACATGAAATCGCCCGGCGTGGAGCTGCGCCCCATCCGCACTCTGGATGGCGACAAGGAAGTCAACGAAGTCTTCTTCACCGATGTGAAGGTGCCCGTGGAAAACCTGGTGGGTGAGGAAAACAAGGGCTGGACCTACGCCAAGTACCTGCTGACCTACGAGCGCACCGGCATTGCAGGCGTGGGCTTTTGCATTGCTGCACTGGCCAAGCTCAAAGTCATTGCTGCCAAGGTGATGAAGAACGGCCAGCCGCTGGACCAGGACCCGCTGTTTGCCGCCCGCATGGCCCAGGTCGAGATTGACCTGGAGAACATGAAGACCACCAACCTGCGCGTGATTGCCGCTGTGGCTGGTGGCGGCGTGCCGGGGGCAGAAAGCTCCATGCTCAAAATCCGCGGCACCGAAATACGCCAGGAAATCCTGTCGCTCATCCGCCGTGCGGTGGGCCCATACGCGCTGCCCTTCATCGAAGAGGCGCAGTACGAAGGCTATGCCGACGAACCCGTGGGGCCGAAAGAGGCGGCCACGGCAGCAGCCAACTACTTCAACTACCGCAAGCTGTCGATTTTTGGCGGCTCCAATGAAATCCAGAAGAACATCATCTCCAAGATGATTCTCGGCCTGTGAGGTTGCCGCGATGAACTTTGAACACACCGAAGACCGTCGCATGCTGGCGGACACCCTGAACCGTTTTGTGGCCGAGCAGTACGGGATCGAAACGCGCAACCACATCGCTTACGGCGACACCGGCACGGACCCGGCGCTGTGGGCCCGTTTTGCCGAGCTGGGCGCGATTGGCGCGCTCTTCCCCGAAGCCGATGGCGGCTTTGGCGGCGCAGGCTTTGATGTGGCAGTGGTGTTTGAAGCCCTGGGCAGCGGCCTGGTTGTGGAGCCCTTTGTCAGCGCGCTGGTGGTGGGCCGGGCGCTGGGCTTGGCGGGCAGCGCGGCACAGAAGGAACACATCGCCAGCCTCATCGACGGCAGCACTGTGGCCGCGCTGGCGCATGAAGAGCCCGGCGCGCACTACGCCCTGAACCGCGTGACTACCCGCGCCGTGCGCCATGGCGATGGCTGGCAACTCACCGGCCACAAGGCCGTGGTGCTGCATGGCGACCAGGCGCAGTGGCTGCTGGTCAGTGCCCGCACCTCGGGCGCTGTGGACGATGAAAACGGCATCTCGCTGTTCCTGGTGCCCACTGATGCCGCAGGCCTGAGCCGCCGTGGCATGGGCCGCATCGACGGTGGCCGCGTGGCCGAAGTCACGTTGCAAAACGTGCAGGTGGGCGCCGATGCGCTGCTCGGCACGGAGGGGCAGGGCCTTGCCACGCTGGAGCACGCAGTAGGCTGGGGCATTCTGGCCGTGTGCGCCGAGGCGCTGGGTGCGATGGACGTTGCCAAGAAGCACACGCTGGAATACCTGCAAACGCGCAAGCAGTTTGGTGTGCCCATCGGCAGCTTCCAGGCCCTGCAGCACCGCATGGCCGACCTGCTGCTGGAAGTGGAGCAGGCGCGCTCTGCCGTCATCAACGCAGCGGCCGCGATGGACAGCACGGACCGCACCGAGCGCGAGCGCGCGCTGTCGGCCGCCAAGGTCACCATGGGCCGCATCGGCGCGTTGGTGGCTGAAGAAAGCATTCAGCTGCACGGCGGCATTGGCATGACGTGGGAGCTGCCGCTGTCGCACTACGCCAAGCGCCTCGTCATGGTGGACCACCAGTTTGGTGATGAAGACCACCACCTGGCGCGCTTTATCGCGCTGGGCCGGAGCTGAAGCCATGGAGCAGCCACTGCCTCTGCTGCAACGCCGCGAGGGCGCGGTGCTCGTGCTCTCCAACAACAACCCCGCCGCGCGCAATGCGTTGTCACCCGCGTTCTACGCGGCGCTGACCGAGGCACTGGCGCAGGCCGAGGCCGACCCCAACGTGGGCGCCATCGTGCTCACGGGCGAAGGCGGGCACTTTTGTGCGGGCGGTGACTTGCGCCAGCTGGCCAAGCGCCGCGAGCTGCCCATTGAAGAGCGCCGTGCCAAACTCGAAGGCCTGCATGACCTGATCCGCACCGTGCGCGATTGCCGTAAGCCGGTGATCGCGGCGGTAGAGGGCGCAGCGGCCGGTGCGGGCCTGTCGCTGGCGCTGGCCTGCGACATGCTGGTGGCTGCGCGCAATGCCGTGTTCTCGGTGGCTTATGTGAAGGTGGGGCTCACGCCCGATGGCGGCGCCACGGCCTTCCTGGCCGAGTTCGTGTCGCGCCAGGTGCTGACCGAGCTGTGCCTCACCGGCGAACGCATCTCGGGCGAGCGGCTGCACGCATTGGGCCCGGTCAACCGACTGGCCGAACCGGGTGAGGCGCTGACGCAGGCATTGGCATTGGCTGCGCAGGTAGCTACCGGGCCAGACCTGGCCATGGGCCGCATCAAGGCGCTGTGCCGCAGTGCCTACAGCCAGCCGCTGGACGACCAGCTGGAGCTGGAAGCACAGCTCATGGTGCAGTCACAAGCCACCGAAGAATCCCGCGAAGGCATTGGTGCGTTTCTGGAAAAACGCCCGGCC
Above is a window of Acidovorax sp. KKS102 DNA encoding:
- a CDS encoding acyl-CoA dehydrogenase family protein; the encoded protein is MDLNFTPEEEAFRAEVQAFLKDKLPERIATKVKAGQRLSKADQDEWHAILNERGWLANHWPQEYGGPGWGAVEKFIFDTECALAGGPRIVPFGVNMLGPVLIKFGNEAQKKYWLPRILSGEDWWCQGYSEPGAGSDLASVKTTAVRQGDHYIVNGQKTWTTQGQHANMIFCLVRTDREAKAQSGISFLLVDMKSPGVELRPIRTLDGDKEVNEVFFTDVKVPVENLVGEENKGWTYAKYLLTYERTGIAGVGFCIAALAKLKVIAAKVMKNGQPLDQDPLFAARMAQVEIDLENMKTTNLRVIAAVAGGGVPGAESSMLKIRGTEIRQEILSLIRRAVGPYALPFIEEAQYEGYADEPVGPKEAATAAANYFNYRKLSIFGGSNEIQKNIISKMILGL
- a CDS encoding acyl-CoA dehydrogenase family protein — protein: MNFEHTEDRRMLADTLNRFVAEQYGIETRNHIAYGDTGTDPALWARFAELGAIGALFPEADGGFGGAGFDVAVVFEALGSGLVVEPFVSALVVGRALGLAGSAAQKEHIASLIDGSTVAALAHEEPGAHYALNRVTTRAVRHGDGWQLTGHKAVVLHGDQAQWLLVSARTSGAVDDENGISLFLVPTDAAGLSRRGMGRIDGGRVAEVTLQNVQVGADALLGTEGQGLATLEHAVGWGILAVCAEALGAMDVAKKHTLEYLQTRKQFGVPIGSFQALQHRMADLLLEVEQARSAVINAAAAMDSTDRTERERALSAAKVTMGRIGALVAEESIQLHGGIGMTWELPLSHYAKRLVMVDHQFGDEDHHLARFIALGRS
- a CDS encoding oxepin-CoA hydrolase, alternative type; its protein translation is MEQPLPLLQRREGAVLVLSNNNPAARNALSPAFYAALTEALAQAEADPNVGAIVLTGEGGHFCAGGDLRQLAKRRELPIEERRAKLEGLHDLIRTVRDCRKPVIAAVEGAAAGAGLSLALACDMLVAARNAVFSVAYVKVGLTPDGGATAFLAEFVSRQVLTELCLTGERISGERLHALGPVNRLAEPGEALTQALALAAQVATGPDLAMGRIKALCRSAYSQPLDDQLELEAQLMVQSQATEESREGIGAFLEKRPADFVRLRHVNAAGAGTQDTTQ